Proteins encoded together in one Oncorhynchus nerka isolate Pitt River linkage group LG19, Oner_Uvic_2.0, whole genome shotgun sequence window:
- the LOC115117054 gene encoding secretory phospholipase A2 receptor-like — MDLASVRNTTERDAIIEKSILPNVTDIYRVWIGLKKSPGVWRWSDQSGFSSKSLETFKANKANGSYQNREVCGVVTFPSGNWKYQGCTTNSNFICYDDELVLVSENKTWSEALWHCRDQNMELVSAHNQNIQHWVQQKAKKASTPFVWLGLRYTCTLDFWFWVNGEESCYHNWSVGEGYNTMKEQCGNTGAIQRDGGQWVGKSETERFNFICNNSTDY, encoded by the exons ATGGACCTGGCCAGTGTGAGGAACACAACAGAGAGGGACGCCATAATTGAAAAGAGTATCTTACCTAACGTCACAGATATCTACAGAGTGTGGATTGGCCTGAAGAAATCTCCTGGTGTCTGGAGGTGGTCTGACCAGAGTGGATTCTCTTCCAAGAGCTTGGAAACATTCAAGGCGAACAAGGCAAATGGGAGTTATcagaacagagaggtctgtggGGTTGTTACTTTCCCTTCTGGAAACTGGAAGTATCAGGGATGTACCACCAACTCTAATTTTATCTGCTATGACG aTGAACTGGTCCTGGTCTCAGAGAACAAGACGTGGTCAGAAGCCCTGTGGCACTGCAGAGACCAGAACATGGAGCTGGTGTCTGCCCACAACCAGAACATCCAGCACTGGGTCCAACAGAAAGCCAAGAAGGCCTCCACTCCCTTCGTCTGGCTGGGCCTGAGGTACACCTGCACCCTGGACTTCTGGTTCTGGGTCAATGGAGAAGAGTCCTGCTACCACAACTGGTCTGTCGGGGAGGGCTACAACACCATGAAGGAGCAGTGTGGGAACACGGGGGCCATACAGAGAGACGGGGGACAGTGGGTCGGCAAGTCTGAGACTGAGAGATTCAACTTCATCTGCAACAACAGTACTG ATTACTAG